A single window of Zea mays cultivar B73 chromosome 10, Zm-B73-REFERENCE-NAM-5.0, whole genome shotgun sequence DNA harbors:
- the LOC100194258 gene encoding uncharacterized protein LOC100194258 isoform 1 (isoform 1 is encoded by transcript variant 1), protein MARLFAARALTLARPSAAPSALRFCPSRALSDKVDFIEIDLSEESPSSSSGGGGAGDPATVQAQMGSRRLEDAIHGVLVRRAAPEWLPFVPGASYWVPPLPRALGVAELLSSAMHITRGAEAMTEEEALSFTTVRGWPSAAYFVAVSSIGDLLSNVLKWLPVIKGTF, encoded by the exons ATGGCTCGTCTGTTCGCGGCGCGAGCCCTTACGCTGGCCCGCCCCTCGGCGGCGCCATCCGCCCTCCGCTTCTGCCCCTCCCGCGCGCTGTCGGACAAGGTGGACTTCATCGAGATCGACCTCTCCGAGGAGTCCCCTTCCTCTTCATCCGGAGGAGGAGGCGCGGGCGACCCCGCCACGGTTCAGGCGCAGATGGGGTCGCGGCGCCTGGAGGACGCCATCCATGGGGTGCTCGTGCGGCGGGCGGCGCCTGAATGGCTCCCCTTCGTGCCGGGGGCATCCTACTGGGTCCCGCCGTTGCCGCGGGCGCTCGGGGTGGCGGAGCTTCTCAGCTCGGCTATGCACATCACGAGGGGCGCCGAGGCgatgacggaggaggaggcattGAGCTTCACTACCGTGCGGGGGTGGCCATCCGCGGCGTACTTTGTGGCAG TGTCAAGCATTGGAGATCTTTTATCTAACGTTCTGAAGTGGCTTCCTGTTATAAAAGGGACATTCTGA
- the LOC100194258 gene encoding uncharacterized protein LOC100194258 isoform 2 (isoform 2 is encoded by transcript variant 2) codes for MARLFAARALTLARPSAAPSALRFCPSRALSDKVDFIEIDLSEESPSSSSGGGGAGDPATVQAQMGSRRLEDAIHGVLVRRAAPEWLPFVPGASYWVPPLPRALGVAELLSSAMHITRGAEAMTEEEALSFTTVRGWPSAAYFVAGSY; via the exons ATGGCTCGTCTGTTCGCGGCGCGAGCCCTTACGCTGGCCCGCCCCTCGGCGGCGCCATCCGCCCTCCGCTTCTGCCCCTCCCGCGCGCTGTCGGACAAGGTGGACTTCATCGAGATCGACCTCTCCGAGGAGTCCCCTTCCTCTTCATCCGGAGGAGGAGGCGCGGGCGACCCCGCCACGGTTCAGGCGCAGATGGGGTCGCGGCGCCTGGAGGACGCCATCCATGGGGTGCTCGTGCGGCGGGCGGCGCCTGAATGGCTCCCCTTCGTGCCGGGGGCATCCTACTGGGTCCCGCCGTTGCCGCGGGCGCTCGGGGTGGCGGAGCTTCTCAGCTCGGCTATGCACATCACGAGGGGCGCCGAGGCgatgacggaggaggaggcattGAGCTTCACTACCGTGCGGGGGTGGCCATCCGCGGCGTACTTTGTGGCAG GCTCCTACTGA